The proteins below are encoded in one region of Aestuariivirga litoralis:
- a CDS encoding phytanoyl-CoA dioxygenase family protein: MGHALKRDAHWTSSSTVQLKDIKKKLPLRVLSEADWKQWTTKGYVIVRQAVPAANVERLADLLWKFDEKDPADSSTWYAPQRRDHIMKELNGTGMLEIYNHQYLWDNRMEKRVYDAFVDIWDREDLWVAIDRANLNPPKKVKGNADGFIHWDVDTSITPPPIGVQGVLSLKKQDGDVGGFQSVPYLFEHFNEWVKTQPADRDPMHPDMTGLSRVNVDMEPGDLMIFNSLLAHGVRPNHSDNRVRMAQYISMFPADPEDAETRAERVRLWRELDHPKRDAFPGDPRGWEAKNATTAKLNPLGEKLLGLTDW; the protein is encoded by the coding sequence GAAGCGGATTGGAAGCAGTGGACGACCAAGGGCTATGTGATTGTGCGCCAAGCGGTGCCGGCGGCCAATGTCGAGCGGCTGGCCGATCTGCTCTGGAAATTTGACGAGAAGGACCCGGCGGACAGCTCCACTTGGTATGCGCCGCAGCGCCGCGACCACATCATGAAGGAGCTGAACGGCACCGGCATGCTGGAAATCTATAACCACCAATATCTCTGGGACAACCGGATGGAGAAGCGCGTCTATGATGCCTTCGTCGATATTTGGGACCGTGAGGATTTATGGGTGGCGATTGACCGCGCCAATCTCAACCCGCCCAAAAAGGTAAAAGGCAATGCCGATGGCTTCATCCATTGGGATGTGGACACCTCAATCACCCCGCCGCCAATTGGCGTGCAGGGCGTGCTGAGCCTGAAGAAGCAGGATGGCGATGTCGGTGGCTTCCAGAGCGTGCCTTATCTGTTTGAGCATTTCAATGAATGGGTGAAGACGCAGCCAGCCGACCGCGATCCGATGCATCCGGACATGACGGGGCTGAGCCGCGTCAATGTCGATATGGAGCCGGGCGATTTGATGATCTTCAATTCGCTGCTGGCGCATGGCGTGCGGCCGAACCATTCTGATAACAGGGTGCGCATGGCGCAATACATCTCGATGTTCCCGGCTGATCCTGAAGATGCGGAAACACGTGCTGAGCGCGTCCGCCTGTGGCGCGAACTGGATCACCCCAAGCGTGATGCCTTCCCTGGCGATCCGCGCGGCTGGGAAGCGAAGAATGCGACTACGGCCAAGCTCAATCCATTGGGTGAAAAACTGCTCGGCCTGACGGACTGGTAG
- a CDS encoding TMEM175 family protein, with product MGKGRLEAFFDAVVAVAITIMVLELKPPHGAEPAELLGALPIFLSYILSFIYIGIYWVNHHHFYYLVHKISGGMLWANLHLLFWLSLIPFTTGWMGENHFAMWPVVVYALNLLACAIAYTIMSFVAVGVHGAGSDVAKAVGRDKKGKISLVIYLLSLPLAFINPMLSCACFVAVALIWFIPDRRIERVMGAGV from the coding sequence ATGGGCAAGGGCAGGCTTGAGGCCTTTTTTGATGCGGTGGTTGCTGTTGCCATCACTATCATGGTTTTGGAACTGAAGCCGCCACATGGCGCGGAACCCGCTGAGTTGCTGGGCGCGTTGCCCATTTTCCTCAGCTACATCCTGAGCTTCATCTATATCGGCATCTATTGGGTCAACCACCACCATTTCTATTACCTGGTTCACAAGATCTCTGGTGGCATGCTGTGGGCCAACCTGCATTTGCTGTTCTGGCTTTCGCTCATTCCCTTCACGACGGGCTGGATGGGAGAGAACCATTTCGCCATGTGGCCGGTTGTCGTTTACGCGTTGAACCTGCTGGCCTGCGCCATCGCCTACACGATCATGTCGTTCGTGGCTGTCGGCGTGCATGGTGCTGGTTCAGACGTGGCCAAGGCGGTGGGCCGCGACAAGAAGGGCAAGATTTCGCTGGTGATCTATCTGCTCTCGTTGCCGCTTGCCTTCATCAATCCGATGCTGTCTTGCGCCTGTTTCGTTGCCGTGGCGCTGATCTGGTTCATTCCGGATCGCCGCATTGAACGCGTGATGGGCGCGGGCGTTTAG
- a CDS encoding DMT family transporter, translating into MSKPINKSLIGIAHMLTAMLIFPFLDVMAKKLGEQGLPIMEIVWARLFLGALMTMPILIALEGRSALALRDVKLNGGRAIFIVATTFLFFSAMKFQGVAETLSIYFIQPIMLTALAPFLLKETVDLRRWIAVAIGFLGVLVIIRPGLVAFNPGTLLAFASGCASAFVLIISRKLAGNSSALANTFYTSFLGGVIASVIMLTQWQWPTIEQWLMMFSLSAIGTFANYLVIRAFEYCEASLLAPFGYAEMINAVLAGWYFFGNFPDVFTFVGVAILIACALWISNHERKRSAMEMIDPGRV; encoded by the coding sequence ATGAGCAAGCCCATCAACAAATCCCTGATCGGCATCGCGCATATGCTCACCGCGATGCTGATCTTTCCGTTCCTCGATGTGATGGCCAAGAAGCTGGGCGAGCAAGGCTTGCCCATCATGGAGATCGTGTGGGCCCGTCTCTTCCTGGGCGCCTTGATGACTATGCCGATCCTGATTGCGCTGGAAGGCCGGAGCGCGCTGGCACTGCGCGATGTTAAACTGAATGGCGGCCGTGCGATTTTCATCGTCGCCACCACCTTCCTGTTTTTCTCCGCGATGAAATTCCAGGGCGTGGCCGAAACACTATCGATCTATTTCATCCAGCCCATCATGCTCACGGCATTGGCGCCCTTCCTGTTGAAAGAAACGGTGGACCTGCGCCGCTGGATCGCCGTGGCCATCGGCTTTCTTGGTGTGCTGGTGATCATCCGCCCCGGCCTCGTCGCATTCAATCCCGGCACGCTGCTGGCCTTCGCCTCAGGCTGCGCTTCGGCTTTTGTGCTGATTATTTCGCGCAAGCTGGCTGGCAATTCGTCGGCCTTGGCCAACACTTTTTACACATCGTTCCTTGGAGGTGTGATTGCCAGTGTGATCATGCTCACGCAGTGGCAATGGCCCACAATTGAACAATGGCTCATGATGTTCAGTCTTTCCGCCATCGGCACTTTCGCAAACTATCTGGTCATCCGCGCCTTTGAATATTGCGAAGCTTCGCTGCTCGCACCCTTTGGCTATGCCGAAATGATCAACGCCGTTCTGGCCGGCTGGTATTTCTTTGGCAACTTCCCGGATGTCTTTACCTTCGTGGGCGTGGCAATCCTCATTGCCTGCGCGTTGTGGATTTCAAACCACGAGCGCAAGCGATCAGCGATGGAAATGATTGATCCCGGCCGCGTCTAA
- a CDS encoding DMT family transporter, with protein sequence MAMSAAATPVARNKTLLSIVLLLSAMAILPMIDVIAKHLGRQGIPVPELVWARFFFGALLTLPFALRSKGRAALHPVNPLLNSLRALCLIMGTAFFFASLHYLPVADTLSIYFVQPVLIVALSPFVLKEKVDLTRWAVVFAGFIGVLIIIRPGIQEFSAGHFLALLAGLSSAFYILITRALQGRADPIITTFQTSAIGAVALTALAPTYWLPPLPQQWLLLLALGGIAILGHYFITKAYDYGEASLLSPLNYSEMVTSVILGWVFFNDFPDRYTFLGVAILIACAIYISQNERRKMAAEASEAAAHP encoded by the coding sequence ATGGCCATGTCCGCCGCCGCTACGCCCGTTGCCCGCAACAAGACGCTTCTGAGCATCGTCTTGCTCCTGTCGGCCATGGCCATCCTGCCGATGATTGACGTCATCGCCAAACATCTCGGTCGGCAAGGCATTCCCGTGCCGGAGCTGGTCTGGGCCAGGTTTTTCTTTGGTGCCCTCCTCACTTTGCCTTTCGCATTGCGCAGCAAGGGGCGTGCGGCCCTGCATCCGGTCAACCCGCTGCTCAACAGCTTGCGCGCTTTATGCCTGATCATGGGCACAGCATTTTTCTTCGCGTCTTTGCATTACCTGCCGGTGGCCGATACGCTGTCGATCTATTTTGTGCAGCCCGTATTGATCGTGGCTCTCTCACCCTTCGTGTTGAAGGAGAAGGTGGACCTGACCCGCTGGGCAGTGGTCTTTGCCGGTTTCATCGGCGTGTTGATCATCATCCGGCCGGGCATTCAGGAATTCAGCGCCGGTCACTTCCTGGCCTTGCTCGCCGGCCTGTCATCCGCCTTCTACATCCTGATCACCCGCGCGTTGCAGGGCCGCGCCGATCCGATCATTACCACCTTCCAGACCAGCGCCATCGGGGCTGTGGCTCTCACCGCACTGGCACCCACCTACTGGCTGCCGCCACTGCCGCAGCAATGGCTGTTGCTCTTGGCTTTGGGCGGCATTGCCATCCTCGGCCACTATTTCATCACCAAAGCCTATGATTACGGCGAGGCTTCCCTGCTCTCGCCCCTGAACTATTCCGAGATGGTAACTTCGGTCATTCTGGGCTGGGTGTTTTTCAACGACTTTCCGGATCGCTACACCTTCCTCGGTGTCGCCATCCTGATTGCCTGCGCCATTTACATCTCACAGAACGAGCGCCGCAAAATGGCCGCTGAAGCCAGCGAAGCGGCGGCGCATCCATGA